In Strigops habroptila isolate Jane chromosome 6, bStrHab1.2.pri, whole genome shotgun sequence, a single genomic region encodes these proteins:
- the C6H6orf163 gene encoding uncharacterized protein C6orf163 homolog, which translates to MIRSPDLDSFMCCAACSKIIPPPSSNATFDRLREYKPFITRYYTHRDILEIGAHVEQEEHEKKEAEVRECIEKMKAEIWSQAETLKEDAVEKALNEAAAKHSAFVQDLQKRFEKKLREEVRKAKEEMQRYVEEQQKREAEAAEQRMAHRLERILMECARDKMRAVAKARKQEREAAFQEAATLHRKRLEQLKEESRLAEEQYHQSIEQVKKEKNHEIHIACSIIQKETEIEIEKQPEEAETLQVGELEEVMVMLKAAEQQVKTLSQKLEKMTEWKDSLENEIQATRQTFQRYIDVTFPNLSPGQADFILPFREAFQQNDTPEAP; encoded by the exons ATGATTAGAAGTCCTGATTTGGACTCCTTCATGTGTTGTGCTGCATGTTCAAAAATAATACCACCGCCATCTTCCAACGCTACTTTTGATCGGCTTCGGGAGTATAAGCCTTTCATAACACGGTATTACACTCATCGTGATATACTGG AGATTGGAGCACATGTTGAACAAGAAGAACATGAAAAGAAGGAGGCAGAGGTGCGAGAGTGCATTGAAAagatgaaagctgaaatttggTCTCAg GCTGAAACACTCAAGGAAGATGCAGTGGAAAAAGCCCTCAACGAGGCAGCTGCTAAGCACAGTGCATTTGTACAAGACCTTcaaaaaagatttgaaaagaaattaagg GAAGAGGTGaggaaggcaaaggaagagATGCAGCGGTACGTGgaagaacagcagaagagagaggcagaagctgcagagcaACGCATGGCTCACAGACTTGAGAGGATCCTCATGGAGTGTGCCCGGGACAAGATGCGAGCTGTGGCCAAAGCCAGAAAACAGGAGAGAGAGGCGGCCTTTCAGGAAGCAGCCACTCTGCACAG aaagcgCTTGGAACAACTcaaagaagaaagcaggttAGCTGAGGAACAATATCATCAGAGTATAGagcaagtaaaaaaagaaaaaaatcatgagatTCATATTGCCTGCAGTATCATACAAAAAGAGACTGAGATTGAGATTGAAAAACAGCCCGAAGAAGCAGAGACTTTACAGGTTGGTGAGCTAGAAGAAGTGATGGTtatgctgaaagcagcagaacaacaGGTAAAGACTCTCTcacaaaaactggaaaagatgaCAGAATGGAAGGACAGcttggaaaatgaaatacaagcaACAAGACAAACCTTTCAAAGGTATATTGATGTCACGTTTCCTAACCTGTCCCCTGGacaagcagattttattttgccattCAGGGAAGCATTTCAGCAGAACGACACCCCAGAAGCACCATAG
- the SMIM8 gene encoding small integral membrane protein 8, whose protein sequence is MSSTNPPNGSETPKERKPGLRRVQTTMLFRAVNPELFIKPNKPVMAFGLVAITLCVAYLGYLHATIENKKDLYEAIDSEGSRYMRRKTSKWD, encoded by the exons atgtcttcCACTAACCCTCCAAATGGAAGCGAAACACCCAAAGAGAGAAAACCGGGACTGAGAAGAGTTCAAACAACTATGCTCTTCCGAGCTGTGAACCCAGAGCTTTTCATTAAACCT aaCAAGCCTGTGATGGCATTTGGGCTCGTAGCAATTACCCTCTGTGTGGCCTACCTTGGTTATTTGCATGCAACAATAGAGAATAAAAAGGACCTCTATGAAGCAATCGACAGTGAGGGGTCCAGGTATATGAGGAGGAAAACTTCCAAGTGGGACTGA